The Thermoproteota archaeon genome includes a window with the following:
- the tfb gene encoding transcription initiation factor IIB (stabilizes TBP binding to an archaeal box-A promoter; responsible for recruiting RNA polymerase II to the pre-initiation complex) yields the protein MTQSASSEKCHRCGKGTMLTDNESGEMFCSKCGFVASERSEQEGPEWRSFSKDDGGDRARAGTPTSLAMHDMGLATVINPINKDASGKPLTASMKSTIERLRTWDSRSQVHEPVDRNFRQAFSELDRLKDKLALSDAVIEKTAYIYRKALDKGLVRGRSIPGLVAASLYAACRNTETPRTLSDVANGINIKRKDVARCYRLLLRELDLKMPVVDPIKGVSRIASIADLNEKTKRKALEFLKEATRIEVSAGKDPMGLAAAALYLACVMMGENKTQKDIAQAAGVTEVTIRNRYKGLKEALKL from the coding sequence ATGACTCAATCCGCATCAAGTGAAAAATGTCATCGATGTGGAAAGGGCACAATGTTGACTGATAATGAATCAGGCGAGATGTTTTGTTCCAAATGTGGTTTTGTAGCATCTGAACGCTCAGAACAGGAAGGTCCTGAATGGCGTTCTTTTTCAAAAGATGATGGAGGTGATCGTGCAAGGGCAGGAACCCCTACATCGTTGGCAATGCATGATATGGGACTTGCAACTGTCATTAATCCAATCAACAAGGATGCTTCGGGAAAGCCCCTAACTGCATCAATGAAGAGTACCATCGAAAGACTTCGAACATGGGACAGTAGAAGTCAGGTACATGAGCCAGTTGATAGAAACTTTAGGCAGGCATTTTCAGAACTTGATAGATTAAAGGACAAGCTAGCCTTGTCTGATGCAGTAATTGAGAAAACTGCATACATCTATCGAAAGGCATTGGATAAAGGTCTAGTCAGAGGTAGATCTATTCCGGGTTTGGTGGCTGCATCCCTTTATGCTGCTTGCAGAAATACTGAAACTCCTAGGACTTTGTCAGATGTTGCAAATGGGATTAACATTAAACGCAAAGATGTCGCAAGATGTTATCGACTGTTACTAAGAGAATTAGATTTGAAGATGCCAGTGGTAGATCCCATTAAAGGAGTTTCTAGAATTGCATCAATTGCAGATCTTAATGAGAAGACCAAAAGAAAGGCTTTGGAGTTTTTGAAAGAGGCAACTCGAATTGAGGTTTCTGCAGGAAAAGATCCCATGGGATTGGCAGCAGCTGCTCTCTATTTGGCATGTGTGATGATGGGTGAAAACAAGACGCAAAAAGACATTGCGCAAGCTGCTGGGGTAACAGAAGTAACCATTCGAAACAGGTACAAGGGTCTCAAAGAAGCATTAAAGCTATAG
- a CDS encoding 7-cyano-7-deazaguanine synthase, whose translation MKKAVVIFSGGIDSVCTAVHLKPNFQLYGITFSYGQRADQEIKIAKKFSKSLGFKEHKIVNIGFMRDLYGKTNVLTDSKRKIPQKFEYSIVVPIRNAVFLSIASAWAYTLGASLVAYGAHKGDTNYPDCRPSFAKKIESAFNEGEIDGIKKKIRKPLEVWSPYRAGLSKSDLIKIGQKNLGLDIFKTWSCYESKKFHCGKCESCNNRKVAFATAGVTDQTVYL comes from the coding sequence ATGAAAAAGGCTGTTGTGATCTTTAGTGGCGGAATTGATTCAGTGTGTACTGCTGTTCATCTAAAACCAAATTTTCAATTGTATGGGATTACGTTTTCCTATGGACAGCGTGCAGATCAAGAGATTAAAATTGCAAAAAAATTTTCAAAATCTCTTGGTTTTAAGGAACATAAAATAGTCAATATTGGATTTATGAGGGATCTTTATGGTAAAACAAATGTTCTTACAGATTCAAAAAGAAAAATTCCTCAAAAATTTGAATATTCTATTGTAGTGCCAATTAGAAATGCAGTTTTCTTATCAATTGCCTCTGCATGGGCATATACTCTAGGAGCATCCCTTGTAGCATACGGTGCGCATAAAGGAGATACTAACTATCCTGATTGCAGACCCTCTTTTGCTAAAAAAATTGAATCTGCTTTTAATGAGGGCGAAATAGATGGGATTAAGAAGAAGATACGAAAACCACTAGAAGTTTGGTCTCCATACAGAGCAGGACTATCAAAAAGTGATTTAATAAAAATTGGTCAGAAAAATCTTGGGTTAGATATTTTTAAAACATGGAGCTGTTATGAGAGTAAAAAGTTTCATTGTGGAAAATGTGAATCATGTAACAACAGAAAAGTTGCTTTTGCTACAGCTGGAGTTACAGACCAGACAGTATATCTCTAG
- a CDS encoding glycosyltransferase: MKKIGEFIYPWGNGHYSRMMRLNKVLPDFVDDYQIHFSTKSPIYEKLVEKFPDKREQIHEILMPTPIDGKMGPSLSLSMLNVALPISKNPPLIKQISSYLKEERRLYDTEKFDLVINDGDMGSNVLAYNRNIPSLFVTNQFMPRLWKSRFYFYPSLVFVAKQIAKATKILVADSSPPYTMCEYNLNFPEKVKEKVIYVGNFTAEKNLESTPKSDLEKLIVDKEFGYWMRTGNKSTNEGTGQRYNQVFSDNEMRNERRIISHATNDPSIDSVLGQDGKKYGITEALEKKIDWIQIDVGFLSEQEKDSILEKCRYAVINGSHTVMGEILGEKSKPIIGMPIYDEHTNQLAWAQEKKLGVLAKSTKQVISAIKKIKSAYSLYEENLAEFSQNFDGNGAKNTALIVSEFLEKKK, translated from the coding sequence ATGAAGAAGATAGGCGAATTCATCTATCCGTGGGGTAATGGTCATTATTCAAGAATGATGAGACTAAACAAAGTCTTACCAGATTTTGTTGATGACTATCAGATTCACTTTTCTACAAAATCTCCAATCTATGAAAAGCTAGTAGAAAAATTTCCTGATAAAAGAGAACAGATTCATGAGATTTTGATGCCAACTCCCATTGATGGAAAGATGGGTCCAAGTCTTTCTCTATCTATGTTAAATGTAGCACTGCCAATTTCAAAAAATCCTCCTCTTATCAAACAGATTTCAAGCTATCTAAAGGAAGAACGTCGGTTATACGATACAGAAAAGTTTGATCTAGTAATTAATGATGGAGACATGGGGTCTAATGTTCTAGCATATAACAGAAATATCCCCAGTTTATTTGTCACAAATCAATTTATGCCAAGATTATGGAAATCAAGATTTTATTTTTATCCATCACTAGTTTTTGTTGCAAAACAGATTGCAAAGGCTACTAAGATTCTTGTCGCAGACTCATCTCCTCCATACACAATGTGTGAGTATAATCTGAATTTCCCTGAAAAAGTCAAAGAAAAAGTAATCTATGTTGGAAATTTTACTGCAGAAAAAAATTTAGAATCTACACCAAAAAGTGATCTTGAGAAATTAATTGTTGATAAAGAATTTGGTTATTGGATGAGAACAGGAAACAAATCAACTAATGAAGGCACTGGTCAAAGATATAATCAGGTCTTTTCTGATAATGAGATGAGAAATGAGCGTAGAATAATTTCTCATGCAACAAATGATCCTTCAATTGATTCAGTTTTGGGACAAGATGGAAAAAAGTATGGAATTACCGAAGCATTAGAAAAAAAGATAGATTGGATTCAAATTGATGTTGGTTTTCTTTCAGAGCAAGAAAAAGATTCCATCTTGGAGAAATGCAGGTATGCTGTGATTAACGGCTCTCACACAGTTATGGGTGAGATTTTGGGAGAAAAATCAAAACCAATTATCGGCATGCCAATTTATGATGAGCATACAAACCAACTTGCGTGGGCTCAAGAGAAGAAGTTAGGAGTTTTAGCAAAGAGTACCAAACAAGTAATTTCTGCAATTAAAAAAATAAAATCAGCTTATTCGTTGTATGAAGAAAATCTTGCCGAATTTTCACAAAACTTTGATGGAAATGGTGCAAAAAACACCGCATTGATAGTTTCAGAATTTCTTGAAAAGAAGAAATAA
- a CDS encoding MarR family transcriptional regulator: MKQKLEPIHRQEPTLEDGMLFVRTEGILQTMVRAPIILAGLIIVAVMMPLQYSFSSTRALDVTVYPDGSTHVMSVIEVDPLEPDFTVKLYGNTIDNFVAQSEDGDFLLSSVNENTATVETFGISTILVNYDIHDLVSKEGRIWTFSIEAPSNFGILMPKNSVIVGMSGIPISLETIDEQSKITLPSGQNQIDYIFSSPVTNPPVTPPQSQSSSFDSTLVIIGAGIAAAGIGGAVAIQKTKKRAPKVEKTTATTSVSDKPLDAETIFQLRPNLREDDKEIVTFLFENGGQALESELRKKFLQPRTTMWRAVKRLERYGVIDIEKKDLQNLVKLKSKLEEEQ; encoded by the coding sequence ATGAAGCAAAAACTAGAACCTATTCACAGGCAAGAGCCTACCCTAGAAGATGGAATGCTTTTTGTAAGGACTGAGGGTATCCTCCAAACGATGGTTAGAGCGCCAATTATCCTGGCTGGATTGATTATCGTGGCAGTTATGATGCCTCTTCAGTACTCATTCTCTTCTACTAGAGCCCTTGATGTTACAGTTTATCCTGACGGTTCAACCCATGTGATGTCAGTAATTGAGGTAGATCCCTTAGAGCCAGACTTTACTGTAAAACTATATGGAAATACTATTGATAATTTTGTAGCCCAAAGCGAGGATGGGGATTTCTTACTAAGCAGTGTTAATGAAAATACGGCCACTGTGGAGACTTTTGGAATTTCAACAATTTTAGTTAATTATGATATTCATGATCTTGTATCTAAAGAAGGACGAATCTGGACTTTCTCAATTGAGGCACCTTCTAATTTTGGAATTCTAATGCCAAAGAACTCAGTAATAGTAGGAATGAGCGGAATTCCAATAAGTCTTGAAACAATTGATGAACAATCAAAAATTACACTTCCTTCTGGACAAAACCAGATTGACTATATCTTTAGTTCTCCAGTAACTAACCCACCAGTTACTCCACCCCAATCTCAAAGCTCATCCTTTGATAGTACTCTAGTAATAATCGGTGCAGGAATTGCAGCTGCAGGTATTGGTGGTGCAGTTGCTATTCAAAAGACAAAGAAGAGAGCACCAAAGGTTGAAAAAACCACTGCAACAACTAGTGTATCTGACAAGCCACTTGACGCTGAAACAATTTTCCAATTAAGACCCAATCTAAGAGAAGACGATAAAGAAATTGTCACATTCCTCTTTGAGAATGGAGGACAGGCACTTGAAAGTGAGTTACGTAAAAAATTCCTACAGCCAAGAACTACTATGTGGCGTGCAGTTAAAAGATTGGAACGATATGGTGTTATTGATATAGAGAAGAAGGATTTACAAAACCTAGTTAAACTCAAGTCAAAATTGGAGGAAGAACAATGA
- a CDS encoding SDR family NAD(P)-dependent oxidoreductase: MNFTNKTVLITGASSGIGEASAIEFSKKGASIILVSRDKAKLELVSKKLEQFKNKVLVYPCDVSEKSEVESMSKYVLEKFDHIDILVNNAGFAIYGSVSDLSIEEIESQMKTNYFGMVYCIKNFLPSMIKQRSGHIVNVASVAASFGLPGIASYCASKFAMLGFSEGLKHELKNTGVGVTVVSPIMVRTNFFDHPSFETMPKYSPTSLSAKTVARAVVRASSSSRLEIIVPSIVRAAVWAKHTIPYAINPIIGSAFKKQLDSMKK; encoded by the coding sequence ATGAATTTCACAAACAAAACTGTTCTCATTACTGGCGCATCAAGTGGAATTGGTGAAGCATCTGCCATAGAATTTTCAAAAAAAGGTGCATCAATTATACTGGTTTCAAGAGATAAAGCAAAATTAGAACTAGTCTCAAAAAAGCTTGAGCAGTTTAAGAATAAAGTATTGGTTTATCCATGTGATGTTTCAGAAAAGTCCGAAGTTGAATCAATGTCCAAGTATGTTTTAGAAAAATTTGACCATATCGACATACTTGTAAACAATGCAGGATTTGCAATCTATGGTTCTGTTTCTGATTTATCTATTGAAGAAATAGAATCTCAAATGAAAACAAATTATTTTGGCATGGTTTATTGCATCAAAAATTTTCTTCCTTCTATGATTAAACAAAGATCTGGACACATTGTCAATGTAGCATCTGTTGCAGCAAGCTTTGGTCTTCCAGGAATAGCATCATACTGCGCATCAAAATTTGCAATGCTTGGATTCTCAGAGGGATTAAAACATGAGCTAAAGAATACTGGTGTTGGAGTTACCGTTGTTAGCCCAATCATGGTTAGAACAAATTTCTTTGATCATCCGTCATTTGAAACAATGCCAAAGTATTCTCCTACTTCGCTTTCTGCAAAAACTGTAGCAAGGGCAGTTGTAAGGGCTTCATCATCCTCACGATTAGAGATTATTGTACCATCTATTGTACGAGCAGCGGTATGGGCAAAACATACTATCCCCTATGCAATTAATCCTATAATTGGTTCAGCATTTAAGAAACAACTAGATTCAATGAAAAAATGA
- the folE gene encoding GTP cyclohydrolase I FolE, which translates to MDEERVHKLVRELIIELGEDPTREGLRETPRRIANMYKEIFSGYDSDSELSVQFSEDSDVVVAKDIQFYSMCEHHMLPFFGKVHIAYSPNGRVFGISKLVRLVEKFSKRLQIQERLTKNIADELHAQGVKGVVVVAEAEHLCMKMRGVKNDARMTTSAFRGIYENKDERESVVAMIRKRSSEQF; encoded by the coding sequence ATGGACGAAGAACGAGTTCACAAACTAGTAAGAGAGCTTATCATCGAACTAGGAGAAGATCCCACAAGAGAGGGATTACGTGAGACTCCTAGAAGAATTGCAAACATGTACAAAGAAATCTTTTCAGGATATGACTCTGATTCAGAATTATCTGTACAATTTTCTGAAGACTCTGACGTAGTTGTTGCAAAAGATATCCAGTTTTACTCTATGTGTGAACACCACATGTTACCATTTTTTGGTAAAGTCCACATTGCATATTCTCCAAATGGACGAGTATTTGGAATTTCAAAACTGGTTAGATTAGTGGAGAAGTTCTCAAAGAGACTCCAAATTCAAGAACGCCTTACAAAAAATATTGCAGATGAACTACATGCCCAGGGTGTAAAAGGAGTAGTTGTAGTCGCCGAAGCCGAGCACCTATGCATGAAGATGAGAGGAGTCAAAAATGATGCAAGAATGACAACTAGTGCATTCAGAGGAATTTACGAAAACAAGGATGAGCGAGAATCTGTCGTTGCCATGATCAGAAAGCGGTCTTCTGAACAATTTTAG
- a CDS encoding UPF0104 family protein encodes MNWRIIAIPASMIPIIIIAIQFDIQLDDIFSMGVVPFVGAVAAIFIKLGLQGIKFSYITRNYLGKIDSIWKMTGVRIGSEFIKFTTPMFVGAEFVVIYWLHKKGVSPSKASWIAIMDIVTEVLAGGILSIMAGVIALIHGAYVVATIVLITSIFVTTLWLVLFFLSSKKTFQVPQSLSNLVIRFGKEKGAKYIQQSNMWMEEVCTMSRKNLRTKESKKVFVNGLLLSLLSWIFYGISFMIIAHGTGFFINVFDSVMAVMAANAIGNLPITVGGSGLAEFGIVAYLNNLDPFNFEISENSIEWNAVIGWRIATYYVPIAVTWILLVKLALSKYTKPEIK; translated from the coding sequence ATGAATTGGAGAATAATTGCAATCCCTGCAAGTATGATTCCAATAATCATAATTGCTATCCAGTTTGACATTCAACTTGATGATATCTTTTCCATGGGTGTTGTGCCCTTTGTTGGAGCAGTAGCAGCGATTTTTATCAAACTTGGACTACAAGGAATAAAGTTTAGCTATATTACGCGAAATTATCTTGGAAAGATTGACTCCATATGGAAGATGACTGGAGTCAGAATTGGAAGCGAATTTATCAAATTTACAACCCCCATGTTTGTTGGTGCAGAGTTTGTTGTCATCTATTGGTTACACAAAAAAGGAGTTTCACCATCAAAGGCATCTTGGATTGCCATCATGGATATTGTAACCGAAGTATTAGCTGGAGGAATTTTATCAATCATGGCAGGAGTTATTGCATTAATTCATGGGGCTTATGTTGTAGCAACAATTGTTTTGATTACTAGTATCTTTGTAACGACATTATGGCTAGTTTTATTCTTTCTTTCATCAAAAAAGACATTCCAAGTACCACAATCTCTCTCAAATCTTGTTATAAGATTTGGTAAAGAAAAAGGAGCAAAATACATTCAACAATCAAACATGTGGATGGAAGAAGTATGTACAATGAGTAGAAAAAATCTCAGAACTAAAGAATCAAAGAAAGTTTTTGTTAACGGACTTTTGCTATCATTACTTTCCTGGATTTTCTATGGAATCTCATTTATGATTATAGCTCATGGTACTGGATTTTTCATTAACGTATTTGATTCTGTGATGGCTGTAATGGCTGCAAATGCTATCGGAAACTTGCCAATAACAGTTGGGGGTTCAGGATTGGCAGAATTTGGAATTGTCGCATATCTAAACAACTTGGATCCGTTTAATTTTGAAATTTCAGAAAATAGCATAGAATGGAATGCAGTGATTGGGTGGCGTATTGCAACCTATTATGTTCCAATAGCAGTAACGTGGATTCTTTTAGTAAAGCTGGCACTTAGTAAATATACAAAACCTGAAATAAAATAG
- a CDS encoding SDR family NAD(P)-dependent oxidoreductase has product MNLQGKVALITGGSRGIGFATAKLFLDSGADVIITSKNSKTLDDAAKKLGGCFAVSADVTKTIEVSNVVKKGIEKFGKIDILVNNAGIFPRIKKLHEIEESDWNNVIDVNLSGPFRYTKEVIPHMLKNGGSIINISSDAGLKAYQDFNADAYSASKAALILLTKTWALQYAPNKIRVNCICPGVVDTDMTAPFMRTEADREFMNKDHPIGRIGTPEEVAKAILYFASDDSAWTTGAVLAVDGGESAK; this is encoded by the coding sequence ATGAATCTTCAAGGAAAAGTTGCTTTAATCACTGGAGGAAGCAGGGGTATTGGTTTTGCAACAGCAAAGTTGTTTTTAGATTCAGGGGCTGATGTAATCATCACATCAAAAAATTCTAAGACACTTGATGATGCAGCAAAGAAACTAGGTGGATGTTTTGCCGTCTCTGCCGATGTTACAAAGACTATAGAAGTTTCAAATGTTGTCAAAAAGGGGATTGAGAAATTTGGAAAAATCGATATCCTAGTTAACAATGCTGGAATTTTTCCAAGAATAAAAAAATTGCATGAGATTGAAGAGTCAGATTGGAATAATGTAATTGATGTAAATCTTTCAGGACCGTTTCGTTATACAAAAGAGGTAATTCCACATATGCTAAAAAACGGTGGAAGTATTATCAATATTTCATCAGATGCTGGTCTAAAGGCATATCAGGATTTTAATGCAGATGCATACTCTGCATCAAAAGCTGCTTTAATCTTACTTACAAAGACATGGGCTCTGCAATATGCTCCCAATAAAATTCGAGTAAATTGCATTTGTCCAGGAGTGGTAGATACTGATATGACTGCCCCGTTTATGAGAACAGAAGCTGATAGGGAATTTATGAATAAGGATCATCCAATTGGAAGAATAGGGACTCCTGAAGAGGTGGCAAAAGCAATCTTGTATTTTGCATCAGATGATTCAGCTTGGACTACGGGAGCCGTTTTAGCAGTAGATGGTGGCGAGTCTGCAAAGTAA
- a CDS encoding GTPase: protein MKSIFIAGTAGSGKSLLTSKINEYYTKNGAFAAVLNLDPGVASLPYSCDIDVRDHVDIVSIMKKYDLGPNGAMIMANDLIASKIDDIKLEIDNVNPDYLIVDTPGQIELFAYRSSGPFLVQNLTEDEKISVFLYDGALVTTPINFVSIALLSTSIRLRLGLPTVNALTKIDLIGEKIKDILKWTSNLSSLENAIASETDGETYTLASNILRGLNLGGFAQGIIPISNVTGEGMVNLESSLSRMINLGEEIED, encoded by the coding sequence TTGAAGTCAATTTTTATTGCAGGCACAGCTGGTTCTGGAAAATCCCTGCTTACATCTAAAATTAATGAATACTATACAAAAAATGGAGCATTTGCAGCAGTACTTAATTTAGATCCAGGTGTCGCAAGTCTACCATATAGTTGTGATATTGATGTGAGAGATCATGTAGATATCGTTTCAATTATGAAAAAATATGATCTAGGACCAAATGGCGCAATGATTATGGCAAACGATTTGATAGCATCAAAGATTGATGATATCAAGCTAGAAATCGATAATGTCAATCCTGATTACTTGATTGTTGATACACCGGGACAAATTGAGTTATTTGCATACCGCTCGAGTGGTCCATTTCTTGTTCAAAATCTTACAGAGGATGAAAAGATCTCAGTATTCTTGTATGATGGAGCATTAGTTACAACACCAATTAATTTTGTTTCAATTGCTCTTTTGTCAACATCGATAAGATTACGATTGGGACTACCAACAGTTAATGCATTGACAAAAATCGATTTGATTGGTGAAAAGATAAAAGACATTCTAAAGTGGACATCCAATTTGAGTTCATTAGAAAATGCTATTGCATCTGAAACAGATGGCGAAACGTATACTCTTGCATCAAACATTTTACGAGGTTTGAATTTAGGAGGTTTTGCTCAAGGTATTATCCCAATATCAAATGTAACTGGTGAAGGAATGGTTAATTTAGAAAGCTCGTTAAGTAGAATGATAAATCTTGGAGAGGAGATTGAAGATTAA
- a CDS encoding transcriptional regulator, with protein MFDKFKKKDDDAGGEMVEEKPQDYQSESESEKESETRETPKESVNSDLGIGALKDKRARLDEAIDYVGLMIKNLKDKRTALEKEVEDESVDIKNLKEKLVKVSQYIDEERSGLQNLTRKRQQVETEADEVGNMINELRNKLSGIDKVVDDEGSIIKRFKENRPNSDSL; from the coding sequence ATGTTTGATAAATTTAAGAAAAAAGACGATGATGCCGGAGGAGAAATGGTTGAGGAAAAACCTCAAGATTATCAATCTGAAAGCGAGTCTGAAAAAGAGTCTGAAACACGTGAAACACCAAAAGAATCTGTAAATTCTGATCTCGGTATTGGTGCATTAAAAGACAAGAGAGCCAGACTTGATGAGGCAATCGATTATGTGGGTTTGATGATAAAGAATCTCAAAGATAAGAGAACTGCTCTTGAAAAAGAGGTCGAGGATGAATCTGTTGATATTAAGAATTTGAAGGAAAAGCTAGTCAAAGTTAGTCAGTATATTGATGAGGAAAGATCAGGATTACAAAATCTAACTAGGAAGAGGCAGCAAGTTGAAACAGAGGCAGATGAGGTTGGCAATATGATAAATGAGCTAAGAAACAAACTTTCAGGAATAGACAAAGTTGTAGATGATGAGGGCTCTATCATCAAGCGATTTAAAGAAAATAGACCAAATTCTGATAGTCTGTAG
- a CDS encoding 7-carboxy-7-deazaguanine synthase QueE, protein MNVRIFEIFTSVEGEGILYGTKTMFVRLAGCPFTCFYCDTKESLPMDSGVEYSISDACKMIDEQLKEHTYKVNFTGGDPLVQHEAVAELAKHIQSKRILTYLESSCFDAKKFQHVLPYMDFIKIEFKTKESDFVDSKHYPTLLDNAFECLRTAVNSKKKTYIKIVVSSKTTKETISELSKRIFSTISKDDISGFIIQPTYGISEPTLEQLLAFYDVVVPYYDEVRVVPQLHKIIGAP, encoded by the coding sequence ATGAATGTAAGAATCTTTGAAATATTCACCTCAGTTGAGGGCGAAGGCATCCTTTATGGAACAAAGACCATGTTTGTTAGACTGGCAGGATGTCCATTCACTTGCTTTTACTGTGATACCAAAGAATCACTTCCTATGGATTCGGGAGTAGAATACTCTATTTCTGATGCATGCAAGATGATTGATGAGCAACTAAAAGAACACACTTACAAAGTAAACTTCACAGGTGGAGATCCGTTGGTACAGCATGAAGCAGTTGCCGAGCTTGCAAAGCACATCCAATCAAAACGTATTCTCACATATTTGGAATCATCATGTTTTGATGCAAAAAAATTTCAACATGTTTTACCATACATGGATTTCATAAAAATTGAATTTAAAACCAAAGAATCAGATTTTGTCGATTCTAAACATTATCCAACTCTCTTAGATAATGCATTTGAGTGTCTTAGAACAGCCGTTAATTCAAAAAAGAAGACATACATCAAAATTGTAGTTAGCTCAAAGACCACAAAAGAAACAATTTCAGAACTATCAAAGCGAATTTTCTCTACAATTTCAAAGGATGATATCTCTGGATTTATCATTCAACCTACCTATGGAATTTCCGAACCAACCTTAGAACAGCTTTTAGCATTTTATGATGTAGTGGTACCTTACTATGATGAAGTAAGAGTTGTTCCTCAATTACATAAAATCATTGGGGCACCATGA
- a CDS encoding transcriptional regulator gives MGIMGDILDVTMEGGRTGVIVSAISRRANLSHYAVLDKCEKLVSAGLVESVKNDRNRVYMITEKGLQFFQEFRRFQNLVESMNLRY, from the coding sequence ATGGGCATCATGGGTGATATCTTAGATGTCACTATGGAAGGAGGACGCACTGGGGTTATTGTTTCAGCTATCTCCCGTCGAGCCAACCTATCACACTATGCTGTATTAGACAAGTGCGAAAAACTTGTCTCAGCAGGATTAGTAGAGTCTGTCAAAAACGATAGAAACAGAGTCTACATGATTACAGAGAAGGGACTTCAATTCTTTCAAGAATTTAGAAGATTCCAGAATCTCGTGGAGTCAATGAATCTAAGGTATTAA
- a CDS encoding homoserine kinase, translated as MNRVSVKAPSSTANLGPGFDVFGLALDAFYDEITLTKIKNGIKIISSDSIPLNVESNTAGLVAKYMMKKFRTKGGLEIKIKKGVPAGFGMGSSAASAAATAIAFDKLFNLKLDGNALVEYAGMGEKASAGSIHYDNVAASVLGGFVIVRTNPLNVIRINPPKDLVCCVAIPKLDVPAKKTKVSRSVIPKKVDLKDSIKNLSNASAIVSGFLLRDSKLIGTSIQDVIVEPARQHMIPGFSKVKKLALDAGAFGVTISGAGPSVIAFTSKSNNVKKISAAMERGFRTAKLECKTVVCKPSMGPKTR; from the coding sequence TTGAACAGGGTATCAGTAAAAGCACCATCATCAACTGCAAATCTTGGGCCAGGATTTGATGTATTTGGCTTGGCACTTGATGCATTTTATGATGAGATCACTCTAACAAAAATAAAGAATGGAATTAAAATTATCAGCTCAGACTCTATCCCTTTGAATGTAGAGAGCAACACTGCAGGGTTAGTTGCCAAATACATGATGAAAAAATTTAGAACCAAAGGAGGATTGGAGATTAAAATCAAAAAGGGTGTGCCTGCAGGTTTTGGGATGGGTAGTAGTGCAGCATCAGCTGCTGCAACTGCAATCGCCTTTGATAAATTATTCAATCTAAAATTAGACGGTAATGCCTTGGTGGAATATGCTGGTATGGGTGAAAAAGCAAGTGCAGGTTCAATTCATTATGATAATGTTGCAGCATCGGTTCTTGGTGGATTTGTGATTGTGAGGACTAATCCGCTAAATGTCATAAGAATAAACCCTCCAAAAGATCTAGTTTGTTGTGTTGCGATTCCTAAACTTGATGTTCCTGCAAAAAAAACCAAAGTTTCAAGAAGTGTAATTCCAAAAAAGGTTGACCTAAAAGATTCTATCAAAAATCTTTCAAATGCATCTGCTATAGTTTCAGGATTTCTTTTAAGAGATTCAAAATTAATTGGAACTTCAATTCAGGATGTAATTGTAGAGCCTGCAAGACAACATATGATTCCAGGATTTTCAAAGGTAAAGAAATTGGCACTTGATGCAGGTGCATTTGGCGTAACAATCAGCGGAGCAGGGCCATCAGTGATTGCTTTTACATCCAAATCAAATAATGTTAAAAAAATCAGTGCTGCTATGGAAAGAGGTTTTAGAACAGCCAAACTTGAATGTAAGACAGTTGTATGCAAACCAAGTATGGGTCCTAAAACTCGATAG